The genomic stretch caagcacattatttactttttcttatttatgttgaGATTTTTCTGTAgaattgcatttttatgttcctgtaattctgcttgtattgttttgtacaattgaagtttgtaataaaatgtttaaaaaaaaaaaaaagttggttgGTGTAATACTTATTATCGCCAGCAGAGGGAGACTCAatcggacacttcattaggtacacatatAATGATATTCAATACAAAAGTATATACTGTGTTACATTTCCGCTAATAATAAGCTTATTATGTGTTTCTTAGATTTTGCCTCCATTTATCTAGAACAAATATATTCTTCTTAGCAGATTAATATTTAAAGTACGCTCTGGATTTAAAGTTTGTAAAGTATAAAAGAACATTTGTTTGGTccataaaaatgtgtctttgtgacgtgtggacattttaaaaagatgtatTCTGCCTCCTCAAATAATGAGCCACATTTCATCGTGATGCATGACGCCGCCATTGTCCCTCCGGGCAGTGGGCGGGGCTTGGACACACGGACGGCCTGTAAGGGGACACCAGATGACGGTGACCTCACCCCtacacaataaaagctcttttGTTGCACGTCGCTATATGGtgtatatttctaaaaaaaaatctgctccATTTGACGTGCTGTTGCCTTGACCCGGTCGACGTACATACATTGTCAATTCTTACACCTCTGACGTCATGACAAGACTTTTTGTCTTCGTTCCATGCTGTTACCGAAATTGACTTTTACTTTGTCCCGTGAAGGCGTCAATGATTATGTCTCCATGTAATGTCCAATAACGACACACTTTGCATGTTAATCACTTATCGTGGGGCTGCAACAATGGAGGCAGAATGGGGGGTCTGGTAGGACCACCAAATGATGGAGCGAcattaacaatgaaaatataaatgtgCATATATGCTTAAGCTAATAAAGTTTGACAAACATTGTACATTCattacttaatatatatatagacatagtaTAATACATTGTTGATTTAACTAGTTTATACAGTATTATCAACAGTAAACAATGTTAGCTAGGCAAGAGTCATTTTAGACTACGACAGTGTAAAGGCTAAACAAAGTGATTTTATAACTTATTTTGCAATGGTTAAAAGTCATTTCAAGTGACCATATTTAAATGGTAGTAAATGAATAAAAGGTTGTTTGATATTGTAAAAGAAATAacataaacaagaaaaaaatgtctttcgTGTTGCAAATATCGCTGTTAGCGAAACAATAAACTTACCCCAAAATCAATGTTGCTTTTTCTGTGCGgcaagaaaatagaaaaatgcaaaaaaaaacgtcaaacgATCATCGAGGGCTAATTATTTCCAAGTAAAACACTAAATAAAGAGTTTCTTGTTCCTTTTAGTTCGGCAGCATGCACGCGGAAACAACCCACACTTCCGGGGTTCATTCAAAATAAAGCTAATTTCGAACTCTTGGTTAGGTATGTCCCTATCAAAATAAAAGACTTGAACTTATTCATTGATCATAATGCACTCCTGAATTGCTGACGATATCCATAAATAATCCCAATTAACGACACACTGCTTCAAATCTGCCTCGAATAATTAACAATGGATGAATAGACATCGTTTTACTAGTCAAGATTTGTTGACGTGTTACAGTCCGACCTGAACAACCGGATGAACATATTTACCTGCCAAGGTGACTGGAATGTTGGAAGATACTATCAAGTCACTGTTAGACGTCATGAAGCTATACTGAGCATCTAATCAACATATTTCCGTAATATTAGGTGCCTGCTATGATATAGCAACACAGTAtttaatatttgtgtccatTAAAAGTCGCTTCACTCAGTACTTGCCTTCCTTCATCCACTAGGGGGCACTGTGGGCTCAGAATGAACTCCCATCAGCCGAGAGAACGTAAACAAACATCAGAGTAAATCATTCCAAAGTCTCTTGGCGATCTCCTGTCATCTTTatcgtatgttttttttacagcttcAACTTTTTATGTTtagtgactttaaaaaaaaactcgtgTCCCGCCCCCCAGGAGGTGCCTGTCAGTCATTGCTCAGGAACACACTGAGTACAAAGTTTGTTTtggcatgtttttaaaaatctactTTGACTCAAGCATTAAAGTCATCATCACACCCCCCATCAATCACTATGGCTGGGGTCAGGGGGGGGTTCATATTTCAAGATGATTTAAAGTGGAGCAGATAAAGGTGGTCTGGGTTTTAAGTCAAATAAAGACATTAAAAAAGGAGATCTTGAATTAAGTGGACTAAATAGGTTTaggttcatccatccattttcctccccttatccgggtccaggtcgAGGGGGCAGAAGTCTCAgtaaggaagcccagacttcccagtctccAGCCACTAATTCCAGTTCAACCAGGAGGCCAAAGTACCGAACGGCACATCCTAGTGTGCTACCAATCCCGAAGTACCCCGCACAGGTCCACAAAGACACATTTAGAATAGACTTTTCCTgggagaggaaaccggagtaccaggagaaaacccacgcatgcgcggggagaacatgcaaactctacacagagatgcctgagagtggaattgaactcgggtctcctaactgcgtggcctgtgcgctaaccacatcTCAGTGTTAGTACTAGCGAACATTACTGCGGGTCACAGGTCAGAAGTGTTGTTTATTTGTCTCTAGGGAGGAGGGCTCAGTGTCACGTGACCTCGTATCCTCCATGTTTGTAGTCCAGATGTGCTCTCCATTGCGTGGACAACAATACAatgaaaatgatgacttttccaTTGAGGGATTTAGTTCAGATCTGCTCTCTTCTAATTGGCCTGCGTGTAATCCAATCAGCAATCAGCAGGAAGTCGGGGGGCGGGGGAGATGGGGTCCTCAGACTGCTAGCAGGTTTTGTCACATGAAATTCCACTGGGCCTCCATCGCCACGGCGGCACCCACCACTgctccacacaaacacacacatacaggtgTCAATGTTAAGTccttaatgataatgataacttttaactaatattttaaactttttaaaatatctttttagtcctattttatgcttttagtctttagcttttaactccagtgtttcctcagggggggggtcctccacactgggggctgtgtcgggtctgctgagggggtgccgtccttgggtcccttcgactcggccggctgggggttccgccatttgatgtgggggtccgcccgtctgtcggagtcggggggggcccgggtgctggtcccccgatggtaCGGCCTatggctcctcccagtgtggacgggcTCCAAaagtggcgtttccttgatgtctccctactgtgtgtgattgtgtgtgtgtgtctagtatggagggtgggagggaggggctttcttggtaattgtttttctttttaattgtggtaattgtttttaattctgtaaagcactttgtgttgcatgtccttgcaggaaaagtgctctacaaataaagttgatttgatttgataacgATCAATAACTCACCAGCAGTGTTGGACTGATCAATCATTGGCTGAACAATCCGTCGCCTGGCGTTGATAAACCTTCATCAATAATAAGAAAGcatgaaaaaacacaggaaacaaacaataataataattaattaaaaaaaataaaaataaaaataaaaataaaaataaaaataaaaataaaaataaaaataaaaataaaaataaaaataaaaataaaaataaaaataaaaataaaaataaaaataaaaataaaaataaaaataaaaataaaaataaaaataaaaataaaaataaaaataaaaataaaaataaaaataaaaataaaaataaaaataaaaataaaaataaaaataaaaataaaaataaaaataaaaataaaaataaaaataaaaataaaaataaaaataaaaataaaaataaaaataaaaataaaaataaaaataaaaataaaaataaaataataaagttgttgCTCCTCACCAGTTGTTGACCTGCAGGACGCTGAggtgtgtgtcatgtgacagccGCCTCTTCTGCTCCTCTGAAGGATACGGATGCTGACAAcatagtgtgtgtgcgtgatgaGTGTGTATTTCACTCGCAGGATGTCGGCGTGATGCTGCGTAACGTGACGGGGGCGACTCACCGCCAGGTGCTGGAAGAGCCACGCCCTCAGGGTGTTGGTGGCCGCCTTGGGGAAGATGCCCCGCTTCTTGTTGTGTTGCTGTTCTTTGCCCATGTCGCCGCTGATGTCCACGCCGTTTCCTTGGCGACACGGGACAGGACCGCTTTGGCATCCTCCATTTTTCATAATGTAAGCGTTACTGGCGGCTGATCTCACCTGCTTCACTGCTGTTGTCGTCACTGTGACATGTGGGCGGTCCTAAAGAGGCCCCACTCTCGTCATCTCTGCTCCATGAaacctatgtgtgtgtgggtacaTCAAATATTTAACAAAGTGCAAGAATCAACTTGCGTGCGTGATGTCGCAGTGtgtactgaaaaaaatgatttttaaattacaaaattactgTAATTTGTTACACCTAAATGTATTAGTTTTTCTCAAATTACATTTATGATGTGGTTGAAACCATACATTTCGATTtactggaaatacatttttcaccTTAAGATAAAGAACGAAACTGCATTCAtgcaaagtaaataaaataaaataaaataaaataaaataaaataaaataaaataaaataaaataaaataaaataaaataaaataaaataaaataaaataaaattaaattaaattaaattaaattaaattaaattaaattaaattaaattaaattaaattaaattaaattaaattaaattaaattaaattaaattaaattaaattaaattaaattaaattaaattgttacatgcattttttcttagttttctCAAATTAAATTTCTGATTCAGTACAaagtataattttaattataccTTCATCAGACCCTCAAGGAAATCTCCACAGCTCCATGTATAGCActgtttaaagtaaataaataataataataataaaagtaataaaagtattaataaaagtagacaaatataaaaataaggtGTAAAAgaatataagataaaatattaaaaaaaaataataaaataataaataataaaattatatatatatatatatatatatatatatatatagagagagagagagagagagagagagagagagagtatatatatatatagtatgtatggtGTCTACGATGTCTatgtttttgagtttttataTTTGATCTCATATTCttttacactttatttatatattttatatatatatatatagcgctAAAGAGGACGTGGTCACCTGATAAGGATGGTTACATGACACGCTGACAGTGGGCAGCTTTCCTTTCAGGCAGCTAACGTAGCGGCCGCAGAAGTTGTCACACAGATCGTGGACCTGACGCAGGACGGACACCACACAGAAGGGTGAATTATTTGTGCATTGGTATTGTGGTATTGATCTGATTGGCAGCATGCATTGTGATGATTGAAGAGAAATGACAGCAGACATGAGCAGTGACGGAATGGCTTGGAGGACTGATGCCATTAGGCGTTGAGCTGTCTTTAAAGTGGATTTAAAGTGGATTTAAAGTGGGATAAGACAGGGATGATCTCCATCATCATCAGGTTGGATTAAGGAACAGGCTGTTGACATGAATAAGAAGCTCCTCtcaccttctccagctccagcaGGTGGAAGCGGAGCACTCGGATGGCCTGGATCATCTGCAAGGAACGTGCACAGCATGACATGCGTGCTCTCACCCAGGAGATGATAATAAACTCACCAGGTGATCCAGCTCAGAATTACATAACAACTTCTCTGACGTCACCTGCTAGCACAGCAAAGACAATTATGACTGTTGCCCTGACAACCATctgacatgacatcatcacagaCAGACAGGCAGCTGACAGAAGAGTGATTCCGGCTTCACCTGTTCAGCGAAGACGCTGATGTCTTCGTTGAAGGAGCGTGACGTGCAGACGTCTCCCGTGGCCACGCCCCACTGGCGAGGTGTGCACATGGCCAATTCGCACTTTCCAAAAAGCACAGCGAGCAGCGGGAACAGAGGATGTCTGCCAGGGTGACAACCACAACTTGAAATTGCAGAAGGTCGTAATATACGTACAACAATATAACAACATCGACTGTGTCATCTTGCTAATGACAATAAACTCATCGCACAGCGACTTAACAATCAAATGGTATACctgcaaaatatacaaacatgtaccaatacaagtttaaattaattttttttagaggaGGCATTGTCTTTGGAACACAGGCCTAACTTTACTTAAGTGGCCCCACCAACGAACCGGAAATCCGTTCCTCGTCACccaaatccgaccagaactcggcTTATGGGACGAAGCGAGGGGTAAATCACGGTTGATGCACTACACGGCCATACAGGTTCCTGTCAAAACAATCTGCTTAAAGCCGTGGCAGTGCCTAGAACAGGGGCGGGCAACAGGGGTGGAAcaggggtggccagccaatcacagggcacatatcgacaaacaaccattcacactcacattcatacctatggacaatttggagtggctaattaacctagcatgtttttggaatgtgggaggaaaccggagtacccggagaaaacccacgcatgcacggggagaacatgcaaactccacacagagatgcccgagggtggaattgaactcgggtctcctagcagtgaggtctgcgtgctaaccactagcccgccatgcagccccatatgaaaatatgtaatttaattttactgttttgttgttttgtttgaatgttaaaagttgaactacttagaaagcaactggcgggccggttTCAAACGCTtgatgggccgcatgtggcccacgggccgtagtttgcccacccctgccctattCCATTTTTGACACCGCTATAGTGTAAACACTAATGATTCTGATCCTTCGTGTTTTGTCGTCATGACGGTTGAtgtaaaaaatgatataaaagtgttgttgttgtttggcgAGTGTACCCGTAGATGGCGTCCCGGTCTCTCCTTGTGTCCTCTCCAGCGTCACTGTGGTACTGGTACGATC from Doryrhamphus excisus isolate RoL2022-K1 chromosome 1, RoL_Dexc_1.0, whole genome shotgun sequence encodes the following:
- the meis1a gene encoding homeobox protein Meis1a isoform X4: MAQRYEELVHYSLEGVYEDMRTPHHLQQPRHLHAVYPAGSYQYHSDAGEDTRRDRDAIYGHPLFPLLAVLFGKCELAMCTPRQWGVATGDVCTSRSFNEDISVFAEQVTSEKLLCNSELDHLMIQAIRVLRFHLLELEKVHDLCDNFCGRYVSCLKGKLPTVSVSCNHPYQVSWSRDDESGASLGPPTCHSDDNSSEAGNGVDISGDMGKEQQHNKKRGIFPKAATNTLRAWLFQHLAHPYPSEEQKRRLSHDTHLSVLQVNNWFINARRRIVQPMIDQSNTAVVGAAVAMEAQWNFM
- the meis1a gene encoding homeobox protein Meis1a isoform X2, with the protein product MAQRVGGNISSKRLSSTQNYEELVHYSLEGVYEDMRTPHHLQQPRHLHAVYPAGSYQYHSDAGEDTRRDRDAIYGHPLFPLLAVLFGKCELAMCTPRQWGVATGDVCTSRSFNEDISVFAEQVTSEKLLCNSELDHLMIQAIRVLRFHLLELEKVHDLCDNFCGRYVSCLKGKLPTVSVSCNHPYQVSWSRDDESGASLGPPTCHSDDNSSEAGNGVDISGDMGKEQQHNKKRGIFPKAATNTLRAWLFQHLAHPYPSEEQKRRLSHDTHLSVLQVNNWFINARRRIVQPMIDQSNTAVVGAAVAMEAQWNFM
- the meis1a gene encoding homeobox protein Meis1a isoform X3, whose protein sequence is MAQRYEELVHYSLEGVYEDMRTPHHLQQPRHLHAVYPAGSYQYHSDAGEDTRRDRDAIYGHPLFPLLAVLFGKCELAMCTPRQWGVATGDVCTSRSFNEDISVFAEQQVTSEKLLCNSELDHLMIQAIRVLRFHLLELEKVHDLCDNFCGRYVSCLKGKLPTVSVSCNHPYQVSWSRDDESGASLGPPTCHSDDNSSEAGNGVDISGDMGKEQQHNKKRGIFPKAATNTLRAWLFQHLAHPYPSEEQKRRLSHDTHLSVLQVNNWFINARRRIVQPMIDQSNTAVVGAAVAMEAQWNFM
- the meis1a gene encoding homeobox protein Meis1a isoform X1 codes for the protein MAQRVGGNISSKRLSSTQNYEELVHYSLEGVYEDMRTPHHLQQPRHLHAVYPAGSYQYHSDAGEDTRRDRDAIYGHPLFPLLAVLFGKCELAMCTPRQWGVATGDVCTSRSFNEDISVFAEQQVTSEKLLCNSELDHLMIQAIRVLRFHLLELEKVHDLCDNFCGRYVSCLKGKLPTVSVSCNHPYQVSWSRDDESGASLGPPTCHSDDNSSEAGNGVDISGDMGKEQQHNKKRGIFPKAATNTLRAWLFQHLAHPYPSEEQKRRLSHDTHLSVLQVNNWFINARRRIVQPMIDQSNTAVVGAAVAMEAQWNFM